TCAGTAGATGTCCTCGACGATTTTATCTTGCGCGGACACAAAAGCGGCCTAGATTTTCTCTAACATGGAAACAAGCAGTTCAACGGATGGTGCGTCAGGTGATCCGCCATTACTTCCAGTTTCCGGTGCAGGCGCGTTGTGTAGCGAGTATACTTACGTTAATTGATACATACTGGGTCAAGCGTCCGTATCATACTTCGGTCTGTTACGGGCGTTTTTGCGTCCAATTTCTATAGATCGTGCGAAAGAAAATGAACGTATTTTGAACAAAACACTATTTCTCACATGTTTATCTTGTTTTGGTTTATAGTATAGGAGAGTGAAGTGCAAAATAGTAATATATTGAATATGGATGATTTTTGGAGGTGCAGACATTGTTACGAACGCCCATTGGACGTTTACGTGTGATCGGATTGGTTGAAGGTATTTCCTTTCTTCTCCTTCTTGGCATTGCTATGCCGTTGAAGTATTTTGCTGACATTCCTATATTTGTGACTATCGTGGGTGCCTTGCACGGTATTTTATTTGTGCTCTATATTGCTTCTGTTGCTGAAGTATGGTCGAAGCTGCGCTGGTCAATTGGACGGGTTATAGGTGCTCTTGTCGCATCCATTATCCCCTTTGGTACGTTCGTGCTTGACGCACGCCTGCGCCAAGAAGAATAAAGACATTAGAAAATGCAAGGGATAAGGCGTAAAGCCTTATCCCTTTTCTGCGTGAACAGACAAAATGCGATAACAGGCAATAACAATCGTGTCATCGTCGCATTGCAAAGTGAGCGCCATTCGATCATTCGAGGATAGGACATAGCCAGTGCTAGATCTCTCTCCTGAGGGAGAGGCATATATAACGGTGACGGTTTTACCGACGTAATCATCAAGATTCATAATAGGAAATGCAGTCCTTTCTCTAGATCTTCTATGATATCCTCCGCTTCCTCAATTCCAACAGATAGGCGAAGCAGCCCCATAGAAATGCCCAGTGCCTGCTGCCGCTCTTTTGACAGCGAACGGTGTGAAGTCTTAAGCGGGTGAGACAATGTGGTTGCTACACCGGCAAGCGAGGGAGCGATTGTGATGAACTGCAGCGCATGAAAAAACGCATCCAATTTTTTGATGTCATCCGTAACGCGAAAGCTCATCATAGCTCCGCTTCCATGCAGACCGATCCTACGGGCGACCGCCGCCGTTTCGTGCGTGAGAAGAGAAGGGTGGTAGACGGTTTGAATGGCTGGATGAGAATCCAGATAGGCGGCTACCTTTTCCGCGTTGGCTAAATGCTGCCGCATACGAAGGGCAAAAGTTTTCATTCCTCGCTGAGCCAACCACGCTTCAAACGGTCCCAGACTGCATCCGGTGAGTACCATGCGCTGCCGTGTAACCTCAATGATATCGCTTGGGCCTACGACAACACCGGCAGTTACGTCATTATGCCCGTTTAAATATTTGGTGGCGCTGTGGACGACAAGATCCGCTCCCATTGGTAGCGGTTGTACGACATAAGGAGAAGTAAATGTATTGTCTACAACCAGCTTCGCGCCATGTCGGTGTGCGATGTCTGCGACCATGGGTATATCGATGACACTGATGAGGGGATTGGTGATGACTTCTGTCAGAAGTAGACGGGTCGCACTCGTCATTGCCTGTTCAATGGATGCCGCAGAATGAAACGAAGCAAAAGTTATGCTAGTCCCAAGGCGGGTTAGTTCCGTTTCGAGAAGCGAGGCGGTTGCACCATAGATCTCATCT
This is a stretch of genomic DNA from Aneurinibacillus sp. REN35. It encodes these proteins:
- a CDS encoding DUF3817 domain-containing protein, whose translation is MLRTPIGRLRVIGLVEGISFLLLLGIAMPLKYFADIPIFVTIVGALHGILFVLYIASVAEVWSKLRWSIGRVIGALVASIIPFGTFVLDARLRQEE
- a CDS encoding trans-sulfuration enzyme family protein, translating into MKSKHMTTHAVHASARLPVSNDSESMPIYQTSVFTFRDLTHLESYFEGQNDSYLYSRNGNPNTAAFEQAAAVLEGAEAGVATSSGMAAILCAILTFVKAGDHILCSDEIYGATASLLETELTRLGTSITFASFHSAASIEQAMTSATRLLLTEVITNPLISVIDIPMVADIAHRHGAKLVVDNTFTSPYVVQPLPMGADLVVHSATKYLNGHNDVTAGVVVGPSDIIEVTRQRMVLTGCSLGPFEAWLAQRGMKTFALRMRQHLANAEKVAAYLDSHPAIQTVYHPSLLTHETAAVARRIGLHGSGAMMSFRVTDDIKKLDAFFHALQFITIAPSLAGVATTLSHPLKTSHRSLSKERQQALGISMGLLRLSVGIEEAEDIIEDLEKGLHFLL